One Vigna unguiculata cultivar IT97K-499-35 chromosome 11, ASM411807v1, whole genome shotgun sequence DNA window includes the following coding sequences:
- the LOC114169691 gene encoding probable nucleolar protein 5-2: MLVLFETPAGFALFKVLDEGKLSKVEDLWKDFSSADTARQVVKLKAFSKFENTSEALEAATLLIDGKASKGLRKFLRVHCENETLGVADSKLGNVIKEKLKIDCIHNNAVMELMRGVRNQLTELISGLAVQDMAPMSLGLSHSLSRYKLKFSADKVDTMIVQAIGLLDDLDKELNTYAMRVREWYGWHFPELTKIIQDNIQYARAVKLMGDRVNAAELDFSEILSEEVEAELKEASVISMGTEIGELDLANIRELCDQVLALSEYRAQLYDYLKSRMNTIAPNLTAMVGELVGARLIAHGGSLLNLAKQPGSTVQILGAEKALFRALKTKHATPKYGLIYHASLIGQAAAKFKGKISRSLAAKTALAIRCDALGDGQDNTMGLENRAKLEARLRNLEGKELGRFAGSAKGKPKIEAYDKDRKKGAGGLITPAKTYNTAADSVIGQINSAMDEDTQEASVADKKKEKKEKKKKKGNKNEEDATAQADGNVAEEAEPEVVKKEKKKKRKEASESAEVQNGNEESNAGEKKKKRKKQAEQEESAEMPSKKKGKKRKLRTKV, from the exons ATGCTTGTGTTGTTTGAAACTCCTGCGGGGTTTGCCCTGTTTAAAGTTCTGGATGAAGGCAAGCTTTCAAAAGTTGAG GACTTGTGGAAGGACTTTTCCAGCGCGGACACTGCTAGACAG GTGGTCAAGTTGAAAGCATTTTCTAAATTCGAAAACACTTCAGAAGCTCTAGAGGCAGCCACTTTATTAATTGATGGAAAAGCAAGCAAGGGCCTGCGCAAGTTCTTGCGTGTTCATTGTGAAAATGAAACACTGGGTGTGGCTGATTCGAAACTTGGGAATGTGATTAAAGAGAAATTG AAAATCGACTGTATTCACAATAATGCAGTCATGGAGTTGATGAGAGGTGTCAGAAACCAGTTAACTGAACTCATATCTGGTCTTGCTGTTCAAGACATGGCTCCAATGAGCTTGGGTTTATCCCATAGCTTATCCAGATACAAGTTGAAGTTTAGTGCAGATAAG GTGGATACCATGATTGTTCAAGCTATTGGTTTACTTGACGATCTTGATAAAGAGTTGAATACATATGCCATGAGGGTTCGTGAATGGTATGGTTGGCATTTCCCTGAACTTACTAAAATAATACAAGATAACATCCAATATGCAAGGGCAGTCAAGTTGATGGGTGATCGTGTTAATGCTGCTGAGCTTGATTTCTCTGAG ATTTTGTCTGAGGAAGTGGAGGCAGAACTTAAGGAGGCATCTGTAATATCTATGGGAACCGAAATCGGGGAGCTTGATTTAGCAAATATTAGGGAACTCTGTGATCAGGTTTTGGCTCTTTCGGAATACAGGGCACAACTCTATGATTATCTAAAGAGTAGGATGAACACCATTGCACCCAATTTGACTGCGATGGTTGGGGAGCTTGTTGGTGCTCGCCTCATTGCCCATGGTGGTAGCTTATTAAATCTTGCCAAGCAGCCTGGTAGCACTGTGCAGATTCTTGGTGCTGAGAAGGCTCTTTTCAGGGCTCTGAAGACTAAGCATGCTACTCCCAAGTATGGTCTTATATACCATGCATCCTTGATTGGTCAGGCAGCTGCAAAGTTCAAGGGCAAAATTTCTCGGTCACTTGCTGCAAAGACAGCATTGGCTATTAGGTGTGACGCACTTGGAGATGGCCAAGACAACACGATGGGATTGGAGAACAGAGCGAAG CTTGAGGCGAGATTGAGGAACCTTGAAGGCAAAGAGTTGGGCCGTTTTGCTGGTTCTGCTAAGGGAAAACCGAAGATAGAAGCTTATGATAAGGACAGAAAGAAAGGAGCGGGAGGACTGATAACGCCGGCTAAG ACATATAATACTGCGGCTGATTCTGTTATTGGGCAAATCAATTCTGCCATGGATGAGGATACACAAGAGGCTTCTGTTGctgataaaaagaaagaaaagaaggaaaagaagaaaaagaagggtaATAAAAATGAAGAGGATGCAACTGCTCAAGCTGATGGAAATGTTGCTGAGGAGGCAGAACCTGaagttgtgaagaaagaaaagaagaagaaaaggaaggagGCTAGTGAGAGTGCTGAGGTGCAGAATGGGAATGAGGAGTCGAATGcaggagagaagaagaaaaagaggaaaaagcAGGCAGAGCAAGAAGAATCTGCTGAAATGCCAAGCaagaagaaagggaaaaaaagaaaactgaggACTAAAGTGTAA
- the LOC114168615 gene encoding receptor protein kinase CLAVATA1-like: MTKILFFVSFVWFRMMTCSSFSDMDALLKMKDSMKGHKAKDDALSDWKFSASLSAHCSFSGVECDQDLRVVAINVSSVSLFGHLPPEIGQFDKLQNLTISQDNLTGELPKELAALTSLKLLNISHNTFSGNFPGQIVLPMTQLEALDAYDNNFTGPLPVEFVKLEKLRYLKLDGNYFSGSIPESYSEFESLEFLSLSTNSLSGKIPKSLSRLKTLKYLKLGYNNAYEGGIPPEFGAMESLKYLDLSSCNLSSEIPPSLSSLKNLETLFLQMNNLTGTIPSELSAMTSLLYLDFSFNGLTEGIPDSFSQLRNLTLLNLFHNDLYGIVPSFVGELPKLETLQLWENNFSAALPQNLGQNSKLKFFDVTSNHFTGLIPPGLCKSGRLQTFVITDNFFHGPIPDDIGNCKSLLKIRASNNYLSGVIPSGIFKLPSVAIIELANNRFNGELPPEISGDSLGILTLSNNLLTGRIPPALKNLRALQTLSLDANELVGEIPAGVFVSPVLTTVNISGNNLTGAIPTMLIDCVSLHFIDLSRNMLVGEIPKGIKKLTSLGLLNVSRNHLTGRVPEEIGLMSSLVTVDFSFNNFNGKLPTGGQFSAFTDNAFAGNPNLSLSQGSSMNNVGAAAAPTPITFLHVVSVAINYLHLYYYKM; the protein is encoded by the exons aTGACAAAGATACTGTTTTTTGTTTCCTTCGTATGGTTCCGCATGATGACTTGTTCATCGTTCAGTGACATGGATGCGTTGCTGAAGATGAAGGACTCCATGAAGGGACACAAAGCCAAAGACGATGCGCTCAGCGACTGGAAGTTTTCCGCCTCGCTTTCCGCGCACTGTTCATTTTCTGGCGTCGAATGCGACCAAGACCTTCGAGTCGTTGCCATCAACGTCTCCTCCGTTTCACTCTTCGGCCACCTTCCGCCGGAGATTGGACAGTTCGACAAACTCCAAAACCTAACCATCTCGCAGGACAACCTCACCGGCGAGCTCCCCAAGGAGCTTGCTGCCCTCACTTCCCTCAAGCTCCTCAAC ATCTCTCACAACACCTTCTCCGGCAATTTCCCCGGCCAAATCGTTCTTCCCATGACCCAACTCGAGGCCCTCGACGCCTACGACAACAACTTCACCGGACCGCTTCCGGTGGAATTCGTGAAACTGGAGAAACTCCGCTACCTCAAGCTCGACGGAAATTACTTTTCCGGCAGCATACCGGAGAGTTACTCGGAGTTTGAGAGCTTGGAGTTTTTGAGCTTAAGCACCAACAGTTTGTCGGGGAAGATTCCCAAGAGTTTGTCTCGGTTGAAGACGCTGAAGTATCTAAAACTCGGATACAACAACGCTTACGAAGGTGGGATCCCGCCGGAGTTCGGAGCCATGGAATCACTGAAATACCTTGACCTCTCTAGCTGCAACCTCAGCAGCGAGATTCCACCGAGTCTGAGTAGTTTGAAGAACCTGGAGACGTTGTTCTTGCAGATGAACAACCTCACAGGAACCATTCCGTCGGAACTCTCTGCGATGACGAGCCTCTTGTATCTGGATTTTTCCTTCAACGGCCTCACCGAAGGAATCCCGGACAGCTTCTCTCAGCTCAGAAACCTCACTCTACTGAACTTGTTTCACAACGACCTATACGGCATTGTTCCGTCCTTCGTCGGCGAGCTTCCGAAGCTGGAAACGCTGCAGCTCTGGGAGAACAACTTCTCCGCCGCGCTTCCTCAAAACCTGGGCCAAAACAGTAAGTTAAAATTCTTCGACGTCACGAGCAATCATTTCACTGGGTTGATCCCTCCGGGTTTGTGCAAGAGTGGGAGGTTACAAACCTTCGTCATCACCGATAACTTCTTCCACGGTCCAATCCCCGATGACATTGGAAACTGCAAGTCTCTCCTCAAGATCAGAGCCTCCAATAACTACCTTAGCGGCGTCATTCCGTCGGGAATTTTCAAACTGCCATCCGTCGCTATAATCGAGCTCGCCAACAACCGTTTCAACGGCGAACTGCCTCCCGAGATTTCCGGCGACTCTCTCGGGATTCTCACGCTTTCCAACAACTTACTGACGGGGAGAATTCCACCGGCGTTGAAGAACTTGAGGGCGCTGCAGACACTCTCACTCGACGCCAACGAGTTGGTCGGAGAAATCCCGGCGGGGGTTTTTGTCTCACCGGTGCTGACCACCGTCAACATAAGCGGCAACAATCTCACGGGCGCAATCCCCACGATGCTGATTGACTGTGTTTCACTCCATTTTATTGACCTCAGCAGGAACATGCTGGTCGGGGAGATTCCCAAGGGCATAAAGAAGCTCACAAGCTTGGGCCTTTTGAATGTTTCTAGAAACCATTTGACAGGGCGAGTCCCTGAGGAGATTGGGTTGATGAGTAGCTTGGTGACGGTGGACTTCTCCTTCAACAATTTCAACGGCAAGCTTCCTACTGGGGGGCAGTTTTCGGCGTTCACCGATAACGCCTTTGCCGGGAACCCCAACCTCTCTCTCAGTCAAGGATCCTCCATGAACAATGTGGGAGCAGCGGCTGCTCCCACACCCATCACATTTCTACATGTAGTATCTGTGGCTATAAATTATCTACATctatattattacaaaatgtaA
- the LOC114169904 gene encoding receptor protein kinase CLAVATA1 encodes MKEGVVGSNRDMRSSKSYTLLLFLFVWFRLAKCSSFSDMDALLKMKDSMKGNKAKDDALSDWKFSASLSAHCSFSGVECDQDLRVVAINVSSVPLFGHLPPEIGQFDKLQNLTISQDNLTGELPKELAALTSLKLLNISHNTFSGNFPGQIVLPMTQLEALDAYDNNFTGPLPEEIVKLEKLRYLKLDGNYFSGSIPESYSEFESLEFLSLSTNSLSGKIPKSLSRLKTLKFLKLGYNNAYEGGIPPEFGAMKSLKYLDLSSCNLSGEIPPSLSSLTNLDTLFLQMNNLTGTIPSELSSMESLMSMDISFNGLTGEIPESFSQLRNLTLMNFFHNKLRGSVPLFVGELPNLEALQLWENNFSFVLPQNLGQNGKFKFFDVTSNHFTGLIPPGLCKSGRLQTFVITDNFFHGPIPDDIGNCKSLLKIRASNNYLSGAIPSGIFKLPSVTIIELANNRFNGELPPEISGDSLGILTLSNNLLTGRIPPALKNLKALQTLSLDANQLVGEIPPEVFLLPTLTNANISGNNLTGEIPTTLIHCISLNLVDLSRNMLVGEIPKGMKNLRSLGVLNVSQNLLTGPIPDEIRFMSSLTTLDLSYNNFNGKLPTGGQFLAFSDKSFAGNPNLCSSRSCPSSSMYPDDALRKRRGPLSSKSTRVIITVIALATAALLVAVTVYMMRRRKLLRAMTWKLTAFQRLNLKAEDVVECLKEENIIGKGGAGIVYRGSMPNGTDVAIKRLVGAGSGRNDYGFRAEIETLGKIRHRNIMRLLGYVSNKETNLLLYEYMPNGSLGEWLHGAKGGHLRWEMRFKIAVEAARGLCYLHHDCSPLIIHRDVKSNNILLDADFEAHVADFGLAKFLHDPGASQSMSSIAGSYGYIAPEYAYTLKVDEKSDVYSFGVVLLELIIGRKPVGEFGDGVDIVGWVNKTRTEISQPSDAALVLAVVDPRLSGYPLTSVIYMFNIAMMCVREMGPARPTMREVVHMLTNPPHSTTHTHTHNLINL; translated from the exons ATGAAAGAAGGAGTAGTAGGAAGCAACAGAGACATGAGAAGCTCTAAGTCTTACACGCTATTGTTGTTTCTTTTCGTATGGTTCCGCTTGGCCAAGTGTTCATCGTTCAGTGACATGGATGCGTTGCTGAAGATGAAGGACTCCATGAAGGGAAACAAAGCCAAAGACGATGCGCTCAGCGACTGGAAGTTTTCCGCCTCGCTTTCCGCACACTGTTCATTTTCTGGCGTCGAATGCGACCAAGACCTTCGAGTCGTTGCCATCAACGTCTCCTCCGTTCCACTCTTTGGCCACCTTCCGCCGGAGATTGGACAGTTTGACAAACTCCAAAACCTAACCATCTCGCAGGACAACCTCACCGGCGAGCTCCCCAAGGAGCTCGCTGCCCTCACTTCCCTCAAGCTCCTCAACATCTCTCACAACACCTTCTCCGGCAATTTCCCCGGCCAAATCGTTCTTCCCATGACCCAACTGGAGGCCCTCGACGCCTACGACAACAACTTCACCGGACCGCTTCCGGAGGAAATAGTGAAACTGGAGAAACTCCGCTACCTCAAGCTCGACGGAAATTACTTTTCCGGCAGCATACCGGAGAGTTACTCGGAGTTTGAGAGCTTGGAGTTTTTGAGCTTAAGCACCAACAGTTTGTCGGGGAAGATTCCCAAGAGTTTGTCTCGGTTGAAGACGCTGAAGTTTCTAAAACTCGGATACAACAACGCTTACGAAGGTGGGATCCCGCCGGAGTTCGGAGCCATGAAATCGCTGAAATACCTTGACCTCTCTAGCTGCAACCTCAGCGGCGAGATTCCACCGAGTCTGAGCAGTTTGACGAACCTGGACACGTTGTTCTTGCAAATGAACAACCTCACCGGAACCATTCCGTCGGAACTCTCTTCCATGGAGAGTCTCATGTCAATGGATATCTCATTCAACGGTCTCACCGGAGAGATCCCTGAGAGTTTCTCCCAGCTGAGAAACCTCACTCTCATGAACTTCTTCCACAACAAGCTGCGCGGTTCTGTTCCCCTCTTCGTCGGCGAGCTTCCGAATCTGGAAGCGCTGCAGCTCTGGGAGAACAACTTCTCCTTCGTGCTGCCGCAGAATCTGGGCCAAAACGGTAAGTTCAAGTTCTTCGACGTCACGAGCAATCATTTCACCGGGTTGATCCCTCCGGGTCTGTGCAAGAGTGGGAGGTTACAAACCTTCGTCATCACCGATAACTTCTTCCACGGTCCAATCCCCGATGACATTGGAAACTGCAAGTCTCTCCTCAAGATCCGAGCCTCCAATAACTACCTTAGCGGCGCCATTCCGTCGGGAATTTTCAAACTGCCATCCGTCACTATAATCGAGCTCGCCAACAACCGTTTCAACGGCGAACTGCCTCCCGAGATTTCCGGCGATTCTCTCGGGATTCTCACGCTTTCCAACAACTTACTGACGGGGAGAATTCCACCGGCGTTGAAGAACTTGAAGGCACTGCAGACACTCTCACTCGACGCCAACCAGTTGGTTGGAGAAATCCCACCGGAGGTTTTTCTCTTACCAACGCTGACCAACGCCAACATAAGCGGCAACAATCTCACAGGAGAAATCCCAACGACGTTGATTCACTGCATTTCACTCAACCTCGTCGACCTCAGCCGGAACATGCTGGTGGGGGAGATTCCCAAGGGTATGAAAAACCTGAGGAGCTTGGGCGTTTTGAATGTTTCTCAAAACCTGTTAACAGGACCGATCCCCGACGAGATTCGGTTCATGTCCAGCCTCACAACGCTGGATCTCTCCTACAACAATTTCAACGGCAAGCTCCCCACCGGCGGTCAGTTTCTGGCCTTCAGCGATAAATCCTTCGCAGGGAACCCCAATCTCTGCTCCTCCCGCTCTTGCCCTAGTTCCTCCATGTACCCAGACGACGCCCTGCGAAAAAGGCGCGGCCCGTTGAGTTCGAAATCGACGAGGGTGATAATAACCGTGATTGCACTGGCCACCGCGGCGCTGCTGGTGGCAGTGACGGTGTACATGATGCGAAGGAGGAAGCTCCTCCGGGCGATGACGTGGAAGCTGACGGCGTTCCAGCGGCTGAACTTGAAAGCGGAGGACGTGGTGGAGTGTCTGAAGGAGGAGAACATAATCGGAAAAGGAGGTGCGGGGATCGTGTACCGCGGGTCCATGCCGAACGGAACCGACGTGGCCATAAAGCGGCTGGTCGGAGCGGGTAGCGGGAGGAACGATTACGGGTTCAGAGCAGAAATCGAGACGCTGGGGAAGATAAGGCACAGGAATATAATGAGGCTTCTGGGTTACGTGTCGAACAAGGAGACGAACTTGCTGCTCTACGAGTACATGCCGAATGGGAGCTTAGGGGAGTGGCTGCATGGGGCGAAGGGAGGGCACTTAAGGTGGGAGATGAGGTTCAAGATTGCAGTGGAAGCTGCGAGAGGACTCTGTTACTTGCACCATGATTGTTCTCCTCTCATCATTCACAGAGACGTCAAATCCAATAACATATTGCTCGACGCCGATTTCGAGGCCCATGTCGCCGATTTCGGACTCGCCAAGTTCCTCCATGATCCCGGTGCCTCTCAGTCCATGTCCTCCATCGCCGGCTCCTATGGCTACATTGCCCCAG AGTATGCATACACGTTGAAAGTGGACGAGAAAAGTGATGTGTACAGTTTCGGGGTGGTGCTGTTGGAGCTGATAATAGGGAGGAAGCCAGTGGGGGAGTTTGGAGATGGAGTGGACATCGTTGGATGGGTCAACAAGACTCGAACGGAGATATCTCAGCCGTCGGATGCAGCGTTGGTGTTGGCAGTGGTGGACCCAAGGCTCAGTGGGTATCCATTGACAAGTGTCATTTACATGTTCAACATTGCTATGATGTGTGTTAGGGAAATGGGCCCAGCCAGGCCCACCATGAGGGAAGTCGTTCATATGCTCACCAATCCTCCTCACTCCACCACTCACACCCACACTCACAACCTCATTAATCTCTAA
- the LOC114169905 gene encoding basic transcription factor 3-like → MNREKLMKMAGSVRTGGKGTVRRKKKAVHKTTTTDDKRLQSTLKRIGVNAIPAIEEVNIFKDDVVIQFLNPKVQASIAANTWVVSGSPQTKKLQDILPSIIHQLGPDNLENLKKLAEQFQKQAPEGAAASGAAQEENDDDVPELVPGQDFETAAEETKAS, encoded by the exons ATGAATCGGGAAAAGTTGATGAAGATGGCTGGTTCGGTTAGAACTGGAGGGAAGGGTACCGTGAGAAG AAAGAAGAAGGCCGTACACAAGACCACAACCACAGATGACAAAAGGCTTCAGAGCACTCTGAAGAGAATAGGGGTGAATGCCATTCCTGCAATTGAGGAGGTCAATATCTTTAAGGATGATGTAGTTATCCAGTTTCTAAATCCCAAAG tTCAAGCATCTATTGCTGCAAACACTTGGGTTGTCAGTGGTTCTCCACAAACAAAGA aGTTGCAGGATATACTCCCCAGCATTATCCACCAATTAG GACCAGATAACTTAGAAAATCTTAAGAAGCTTGCAGAGCAATTTCAGAAGCAGGCTCCCGAAGGAGCTGCTGCCTCAGGAGCAGCTCAAGAGGAGAATGACGACGACGTCCCAGAGCTTGTTCCAGGACAGGATTTTGAGACAGCTGCCGAGGAGACCAAGGCATCTTag